One genomic region from Drosophila subpulchrella strain 33 F10 #4 breed RU33 chromosome 2R, RU_Dsub_v1.1 Primary Assembly, whole genome shotgun sequence encodes:
- the LOC119551053 gene encoding synaptic vesicle 2-related protein, translating to MYYLNNETVAIPSAGNFPQRETHSSTLELKTVSINPDDTYTVQQAINAFGFGWFHVKLSLLVGLCWMSDSMEMAILSILGPALFCEWNVTKFQQASVTTIVFLGMMLSSSFWTQLSNRYGRKSALTLFGVLLVLYSILSSVAPSYAWLLTLRGLVGFAIGCVPQSVTLYAEFLPTKHKGKCVVLMDCFWALGACFEVVLALVVYPYYGWRGLLALSATPLLIFTILSPWLSESARYYSYNGHNDKAIKVLEQIAHNNKRHMLMGRLMADEEPSSTESFRSLLSSNLYRTTILLWFIWLASAFCYYGLVLVTTELLVARNKENNPNECVTFMTSDFMDLLWITLSEFPGILITIKVIKLFGKKKTIVLQYLVLVLCTLVLMSVTSRFSTSLTLFIARGTISGIFQAIYVYTPEIYPAALRSVGVSGCSVLARLGAMLTPFVAQVLMDSSKVQAMSTYAFVGLLASIACAFLPRENVGYH from the exons ATGTATTATCTAAATAACGAGACTGTTGCTATTCCTTCTGCGGGGAATTTCCCTCAAAGGGAGACGCACTCATCAACCCTAGAGCTAAAGACTGTATCTATAAATCCAGATG ATACCTACACTGTTCAGCAAGCGATCAATGCCTTTGGTTTCGGTTGGTTTCACGTCAAGTTGTCGCTTTTGGTGGGACTTTGCTGGATGTCCGACTCCATGGAAATGGCCATCTTAAGTATTCTTGGTCCAGCTTTATTCTGCGAATGGAATGTCACAAAATTTCAGCAGGCTTCGGTCACAACGATTGTGTTTTTGGGCATGATGTTGAGTTCTAGTTTTTGGACACAGCTGAGCAACAGATATGGCCGCAAGTCG GCCCTCACTTTGTTTGGAGTATTACTAGTCTTATATAGTATACTAAGTTCAGTGGCTCCCAGCTATGCCTGGCTTTTAACCCTCAGAGGTCTAGTGGGATTTGCAATAGGCTGCGTTCCACAGTC TGTCACCTTATATGCGGAGTTTCTGCCCACCAAACACAAGGGAAAGTGCGTTGTACTAATGGAT tgTTTTTGGGCCTTGGGAGCTTGTTTTGAAGTTGTTTTGGCCCTAGTTGTCTACCCTTACTATGGGTGGCGAGGACTTTTGGCTCTATCAGCTACACCCCTCTTAATATTTACCATTTTATCACCG TGGCTGAGCGAATCGGCTCGCTATTACTCGTACAATGGGCATAATGACAAGGCCATTAAAGTTCTGGAACAG ATAGCTCATAACAACAAGCGTCACATGTTGATGGGTCGCTTGATGGCCGATGAAGAGCCGAGCTCAACAGAGAGCTTCAGATCCCTCCTCAGTTCGAACCTCTATCGAACCACCATATTATTGTGGTTTATTTGGCTGGCTTCGGCTTTTTGCTACTACGGTTTGGTCCTGGTCACAACTGAGCTTCTGGTGGCCAGAAACAAGGAGAATAATCCGAATGAGTGCGTGACCTTCATGACCTCCGATTTCATGGACCTGCTGTGGATAACCCTATCTGAATTTCCAGGAATATTAATAACCATCAAGGTTATTAAACTATTTGGcaagaaaaaaacaatagTCCTGCAATATTTAGTGCTTGTCCTTTGCACTTTGGTATTGATGTCGGTAACAAG tCGCTTTTCTACATCCCTAACCCTTTTCATTGCTCGAGGTACGATCTCTGGTATTTTCCAAGCTATTTATGTGTATACTCCGGAAATATATCCCGCCGCCTTGAGATCTGTGGGAGTTTCGGGATGTTCTGTGCTGGCCAGACTTGGCGCCATGTTAACCCCATTTGTAGCGCAAGTTTTGATGGATTCATCCAAGGTTCAAGCAATGTCCACTTATGCATTCGTGGGCCTACTGGCTTCCATAGCTTGCGCTTTTTTGCCCAGAGAAAATGTTGGCTATCACTGA